A segment of the Malaclemys terrapin pileata isolate rMalTer1 chromosome 1, rMalTer1.hap1, whole genome shotgun sequence genome:
CCAGtggtgacttcagtgggtctttcTAACAAATCTGTTATatttcaaccacaagttattgggcttgagGCAGGAATTGCTAGGTGTAATTCAATGACCTGTTACACAGGATGTTAGATTAGATCATTACATCCCTTCCAGCCTTTTAATCTATGAAGATGAGGATGGCACACTGTGCGGAACAGATTAACAGAAGGCTTCATGGTACGCAGATTTCATTAATAAAGGACATATTAAGGAAGGATTTCAACAAATAAGTAAATATTAATAACAATTATTTACAATTCAGAGCAAGGTAAAAAtgctaaaaaaatatattttattatggtGGCATCAATAGTGAAGCCATAGTTAAAGTTGAGTCAAGTTTTTCTCTTAGAGCAGGGATTCAACTTCTGTATCTATGAAAAATATGGTGTAGCCTCAGCCAACACTGCAACACTTACTATCTGAGTGCAGAATGAGTTTTCAGAGAATTTACAAGTCAACCTGCTAAGTAGTTTAGGAACGAATGCATGTAGTCTTCCTCCCTTAAAACTCCTTCTTCCTTACATGTATTCCACTGAACAACTTAATTCCCTGTACAAAACAGGATACACTTTATTCATGAACAAGAAGCTTTAAGGATACAGGACTGCAGTTTTGCTAACTGGGATTTTTTGGGGTGAACAATACAATATTTCCTTTTTGGGGGCTGTGACCATTGTCGCTGGAGGGGATATATTGAGAatgctcaatcagggcaaactgcaaggaatagggcagacaatTCTCCAAAGTGATGGCTTATTCTTATAAATGATTCACCAAAAAGTAAccaaacagcttctataatacctgaTTGGATACCAAGAAGTCAAAATACAGTTCTCTTTAATCAATCTAGCCTTTGGTTCCCACCAAGACAGCCAAGTCCATCTAGTGAGGGTTATTTAAAATCTCATTCACCATCTGTAAGTTCTACCACTCTCAAGAGATTAGACACATTACACACCAGGtcaaatacacacttacagccaattcttattaactaatctaagatttatttaaaaggaaaaggaagagagtTACTGTGTTAAAAGATtattatacatacacatatgAGTCCAGTTCATACGCCAGTTTCAAAGCAGAAATGGTGAGGCTGCCGATTTGTTGAAATCCTTCTGGAATTCATGGAAAAAGTCATAGTCCAATAGGCAGTCCATATGCAGAGTTTTTTTCAAATTCTTCCATAAGAATTGCAGGGCTAATGCAGAAGTCCTCCATCTTGTCACTTGAATTTCCCCTGacaaagtttaagcagatctgagatagcaaggatcaggccccaaagtcCCTTTATAACTGAAGTTCAGCAGATTAGCCTCTTGTCCACAAATGATCACAGCAGGCCTTCCTTAGATGAAGAATAGGTAATGTGCATTGTTGCTTTGAAATAAATCTCTATTTCCTATGTATACACTGATAACTATTAGCATTTTTAGCATAAGGCAATTAATCATTGAAGAGATTCACAGGTAGTTtattacaaacttcaaagagaaataaaaacaatgatATAATTACACCATaagtttcatctaaatgtttATATccccttttgacctctgaatCAAGACAATAAGTAATGAAACATTACTTATAGGAACTGAAatttagcatctacaagctaatttGGTCACATTGTTGAACTTCTAATAAGATATAGGTAAACCCAGAGAAATACAATTAGTATCTACTTctgattctctaacaatacaggcctATATTTCAAGAACTCTAATTTATTTACCATGGCTTTGCTAGCTATCTACAAGGAATGGCCCTGTTtatcatttcaatatttttttaatatgtctTTAAAGTTGCTTTTAGTTCAACCAGCCTGCCGGTTGCTTAATCCTCGCTGGTTCAGCGTGACAGATGCACTTGGACACCATGGGCCATATTGGCTCCTAGATAGACAGACTAGACAGACCAAATCAGTGACCCCATTGGAGTCTGTTAGTGGAATAGTTTTGAAAGATATTCATGATTCGTTTACGAATCTCTTTGGTTTTTATGCTGTATGCAATGGGAttgagcactggggggaggaggaggtggagataaGACAGAAGAATTTGACTCTGAGGAAGAGCCTTTTTCTCGAACCTGTTAATCATAGACAAACTGATCAGTGGGGTGTAGAAAAGCAGGGTGACACAGATGTGGGAGACACAGGTGTTCAGAGCCTTGAGACGCTCTTGCCAGGATGTGATACTCAGTACGGTCTGAAGGATCATGATGTAAGACAAGACAATGAGCACTGAGTCTAAACCCAGAGAAGAAAGGACAACAAACAAACCATAGAAGCTGCTGGGCGTAGTATCTGCACAGGCCATCTTCATCACATCTGGATACAaacaatatgaatgagagagaGGTTGGATCTTGCTGTAGGGCAACCTCTTGAGAAGAATGACAGATGGGATATGCAGACCACTACTCCTGATTATTATCGCCAGCCCTATGTTTCCTATCCTTGCATTGGTTAAAGTCGAAGTATATCTCAGCGGGTGGCGTATTGCAACAAAACGATCAAATGCCATAGCTAATAGTACAGAGGATTCCATGACGGAGAAAGTGTGAATAGAGAAAAGTTGGGCCAGGCAAACATCAATGCCAATTTCTCTGGTGTTAAACAAGAAGATGCTGAACGTTGTTGGCAAGGTGGAAACAGACAAGCCAAGGTCAGTGACAGATAACATAGAAAGGAACAAGTATATGGGCTCATGGAGATTTTGCTGTGTCTTTATCACAAACAGAATCAGACCGTTTCCTAAAATTGCAATGAGGTACATGgaacagaaggggatggagatccagggGCCATCAGCTTCCAGCCCTGGGATGCCTGCCAGGAGGAATGTTGCATTACTCATGTTGGTTTCATTGCAGGTTGGCATGATGCACTGGGGAGGTTCTGGTCAGTTTTTTAAACCACATTCcctacaaataaaaacaacattATTAAAAATACGTGACACCATGACAAAAAATATGGCCCATCCTGCCACTGCTCTTCAGACAGGTTGGAGTCAGTACTTTGATTAAAAACCCTTTTGGTACTCACAGATCTCCATCTCAGTTATAAAATTCCATTACTAATAATATCCTGTTCTTATATAGAGCTTTGCATTCATAaatctcaaagtgatttacaaaagAGCACAAGTATCAatgggtctgattcaaagcccattgacacTCATAGGAAGGAGGATGTAGATCCTCATTTAACTGAGGGGGAAACTAAAGCACAGAACAGGTAAGCAACTTGTGCAATGCCACACAGGAGATCAATgacagaactcaggtctcccagcTCTCAGATGAGTGCCCCTTCATTAGACTGGACCACACCCTCTCCCCTAGATGGAGCTTGGCATATGAAGACTTGTATGAACTCATTATTAAATGGCACATAAGAAAAGCAGAGTGGACCTGAACCAAAACATTGGATCAGAACACCCGTGCATTTTGGAACAAGGTTTCAGTCTGGATCCAGATCTCAACTGTTTAGCTTGGGTCCACCATAAAAAAGTAAATGGTTTATGTATTTGACAGGAGAAAAATTATATGTTTTGCGAATGGCCTATGGGCTGAGAAGTGTTCATACAAACTACTCAGTGATGACTGACAGTGAGTGTCCGAAGCCACACAAGGaggctgtggcagaacagggaacaaAATCCAGCTCTGCTGTGTTTTAGCTATAAATGCCAGCCTGCCCCTACTGTTGTACATTATGTTAGtattggaggggaaggggaccaAAAGAAAAGGAGCAGCTGAAGACTGTGAATGTTAGCTGTGTACTGTCTTCATTCTAGATGTCTCCTTTGCTCAGACTGGGTGAAATCCACCccatgcagagagccagcatTCCTCAACCTGGATTTTTGCCATGTGCAAAGTTTACTGTGAAAAACCCTATCCTCAGTTATGTGCAGGACTCCTAGGGACATCAACTGGCTCAACTGGCCCTTACCCAGCAAAACCCTCATTGAAGTTAAGTTTTGTTGGAGCAAAGACAAAGAGTTTGATTTTCCCACGTATGGTATCCTAGAAGACACTC
Coding sequences within it:
- the LOC128844860 gene encoding olfactory receptor 51G2-like, yielding MPTCNETNMSNATFLLAGIPGLEADGPWISIPFCSMYLIAILGNGLILFVIKTQQNLHEPIYLFLSMLSVTDLGLSVSTLPTTFSIFLFNTREIGIDVCLAQLFSIHTFSVMESSVLLAMAFDRFVAIRHPLRYTSTLTNARIGNIGLAIIIRSSGLHIPSVILLKRLPYSKIQPLSHSYCLYPDVMKMACADTTPSSFYGLFVVLSSLGLDSVLIVLSYIMILQTVLSITSWQERLKALNTCVSHICVTLLFYTPLISLSMINRFEKKALPQSQILLSYLHLLLPPVLNPIAYSIKTKEIRKRIMNIFQNYSTNRLQWGH